From the genome of Virgibacillus proomii, one region includes:
- a CDS encoding S8 family serine peptidase — protein MSFHKQESLSGTSFAATHATGVIAKLLKAKKINKNDYYEKLIEFADLPGGKRDSSYRYGQLKDSN, from the coding sequence TTGTCATTCCATAAACAAGAAAGTTTAAGTGGTACTTCTTTTGCAGCTACGCATGCCACAGGTGTCATTGCTAAACTATTAAAAGCTAAAAAAATTAACAAAAACGATTATTACGAAAAATTAATAGAGTTTGCTGACTTACCAGGAGGAAAAAGGGACTCTTCTTATAGGTATGGACAACTTAAAGATAGCAATTAA
- the sdhB gene encoding succinate dehydrogenase iron-sulfur subunit, whose translation MAENKTVTFIITRQDSPDSAPYQETFQVPYRPNMNVISALMEIRKNPVNANGEKTTPVQWDMNCLEEVCGACSMVINGVARQSCAALVDKLDQPVRLEPMSTFPVVRDLIVDRERMFDALKQVKAWIPIDGTHDLGPGPRMPEKKRQWAYELSKCMTCGVCLEACPNVNDKSNFIGPAAISQARLFNAHPTGTMNASERLNGLMEDGGIDGCGNSQNCVQVCPKGIPLTTSIAAMNRATNIQAFKNFFGSDSAL comes from the coding sequence ATGGCTGAGAATAAGACAGTTACGTTTATCATTACTCGACAAGACAGTCCAGATTCTGCCCCCTATCAAGAAACATTTCAAGTTCCATATCGGCCAAATATGAATGTTATTTCTGCATTAATGGAAATTCGTAAAAATCCAGTTAATGCAAATGGGGAGAAAACAACACCAGTTCAATGGGATATGAACTGTTTAGAAGAAGTTTGCGGTGCTTGTTCTATGGTTATCAATGGCGTGGCTCGACAGTCGTGTGCGGCACTTGTAGATAAACTAGACCAACCAGTTCGCTTAGAGCCCATGTCAACATTTCCGGTAGTCCGGGACTTAATTGTTGACAGGGAGCGCATGTTTGATGCATTAAAACAAGTTAAAGCTTGGATTCCGATTGACGGTACACATGATTTGGGGCCTGGTCCACGTATGCCGGAAAAGAAACGTCAATGGGCTTATGAATTATCCAAATGTATGACGTGTGGGGTTTGTTTAGAAGCTTGTCCAAACGTCAATGATAAGTCTAATTTTATTGGTCCGGCTGCTATATCCCAAGCTCGTTTATTTAATGCACATCCAACCGGTACCATGAATGCCAGCGAACGGTTAAATGGTCTAATGGAAGATGGCGGTATAGACGGTTGCGGTAATTCACAAAACTGTGTGCAAGTATGTCCGAAAGGTATTCCTTTAACTACTTCCATTGCAGCCATGAACCGGGCAACAAATATTCAAGCGTTTAAAAACTTTTTTGGAAGTGACAGCGCACTTTAA
- the sdhA gene encoding succinate dehydrogenase flavoprotein subunit — MSNRKVAVVGGGLAGLMATIKAAEAGVSVDLFSIVPVKRSHSVCAQGGINGAVNTKGEGDSPWLHFDDTVYGGDFLANQQPVKAMCDAAPGIIHMFDRMGVMFNRTPEGLLDFRRFGGTQMHRTAYAGATTGQQLLYAVDEQVRRFEVEGLVTKYENWEFVRAIIDEEGVGRGIVAQDVKTHEIKAFPSDATIFATGGPGIIFGKSTNSMINTGSAASKLYQQGVKYANGEFIQIHPTAIPGDDKLRLMSESARGEGGRIWTYKDGEPWYFLEEKYPAYGNLVPRDIATREIFDVCVNQKLGINGENMVYLDLSHKDPKELDIKLGGIIEIYEKFVGEDPRKVPMKIFPAVHYSMGGLWVDINQMTNVPGIFAAGECDYSMHGANRLGANSLLSAIYGGAVAGPSAIKYIEGLDKHVDDLSSSLFEENVKVEQDNFEKLMKMDGDENAYQIHKELGEWMTDNVTVVRENKKLLETDEKIQELMERFENININDTSRWSNQGVMFTRQLKNMLQLARVVTLGAYHRDESRGAHYKPEFPDRNDEDWLKTTIAEFDLEKNSPKFSYEDVDVSLIKPRKRDYTKKSEGGVSKNG; from the coding sequence ATGAGTAATCGAAAAGTTGCTGTAGTCGGCGGAGGTTTGGCTGGCTTAATGGCAACGATAAAAGCAGCAGAAGCAGGCGTTAGTGTCGATCTTTTTTCTATTGTTCCCGTAAAGCGCTCTCACTCAGTATGTGCTCAAGGTGGAATTAACGGTGCAGTCAATACGAAAGGGGAAGGTGATTCTCCTTGGCTTCACTTTGACGATACTGTTTATGGTGGTGACTTCTTAGCGAATCAGCAACCGGTAAAAGCGATGTGTGATGCAGCACCTGGGATCATTCACATGTTTGATCGCATGGGTGTTATGTTTAACCGTACACCGGAGGGTCTACTTGATTTCCGCCGTTTTGGTGGAACCCAAATGCACCGAACAGCATATGCAGGAGCGACTACAGGGCAGCAATTACTTTATGCAGTTGATGAACAAGTTCGTCGTTTTGAAGTAGAAGGACTTGTTACAAAATATGAAAACTGGGAATTCGTACGGGCGATTATTGATGAAGAGGGTGTTGGAAGAGGAATTGTTGCGCAAGATGTAAAAACACATGAAATAAAAGCATTTCCTTCTGACGCTACTATTTTTGCTACTGGCGGACCGGGAATAATTTTTGGTAAATCTACGAACTCCATGATTAATACTGGTTCAGCAGCAAGTAAACTGTATCAACAAGGTGTAAAATATGCGAATGGTGAATTTATTCAAATTCATCCTACCGCTATACCAGGTGATGATAAGTTACGATTAATGAGTGAGTCTGCCCGTGGAGAAGGCGGCAGAATATGGACATATAAAGATGGAGAACCATGGTATTTCCTAGAAGAAAAATACCCAGCTTACGGTAATCTGGTACCACGTGATATTGCTACACGAGAAATATTTGATGTTTGTGTAAACCAAAAGCTAGGTATTAATGGAGAGAATATGGTTTATCTTGATCTATCACATAAGGACCCTAAAGAGCTTGATATTAAGCTCGGCGGAATTATTGAGATTTATGAAAAATTTGTTGGTGAAGATCCGCGAAAAGTACCGATGAAGATATTCCCTGCAGTGCATTATTCCATGGGCGGACTATGGGTAGACATCAATCAGATGACAAATGTTCCAGGAATATTTGCAGCAGGTGAATGTGACTATTCTATGCATGGCGCTAACCGATTAGGTGCTAACTCTTTATTATCTGCTATATATGGAGGAGCAGTTGCCGGACCAAGTGCAATCAAGTATATTGAAGGATTAGATAAACATGTAGATGATCTGTCATCCAGCTTATTCGAAGAAAATGTGAAGGTTGAACAGGATAACTTTGAAAAATTAATGAAGATGGATGGCGACGAAAACGCTTATCAAATTCATAAAGAGCTTGGAGAATGGATGACTGATAATGTAACCGTTGTTCGTGAAAACAAAAAACTATTAGAAACAGATGAGAAAATCCAAGAATTGATGGAGCGCTTTGAGAATATTAATATTAATGACACATCACGGTGGAGCAACCAAGGAGTAATGTTTACCCGTCAACTGAAGAATATGCTTCAGCTAGCCCGTGTTGTAACACTAGGTGCCTACCACCGAGATGAAAGTCGTGGAGCTCATTACAAACCAGAGTTTCCAGATCGTAATGACGAAGACTGGTTGAAAACAACGATCGCTGAATTTGATCTCGAAAAAAATTCACCTAAATTTTCCTATGAGGACGTTGATGTTTCTCTGATTAAGCCACGTAAGCGTGATTATACGAAGAAAAGTGAAGGGGGAGTAAGTAAAAATGGCTGA
- the uvrC gene encoding excinuclease ABC subunit UvrC has translation MNQKIKDKLAVLPAKPGCYIMKDKHETVIYVGKSKVLKNRVRSYFTGAHDRKTQRLVQEIDSFEYIVTSSEIEALILEMNLIKKYDPKYNVMLKDDKSYPYLKITSERHPRLLITRRVKKDKGKYFGPYPNVIAARETKKLLDRLYPLRKCNNPPGRPCLYYHMKQCYACSEHPPTKEEYAAIVQNVTSFLQGGYKTIKKALIKKMHQASEELNFERAKELRDQIQHIESVMEQQKVSLNDRTDRDIFAYSYDKGWMCIQVFFIRQGKLIERDVSIFPFFDEAEETFISYIGRFYLHQNHLKPKQILVPVGTNVDLLKDLLEVDVHTPFRGRKKELVELAKENARISLHEKFSIIERDEERTIVAVEKLGEILNIETPHRIEAFDNSNIQGTDPVSAMVVFIDGKPDKKEYRKYKIRNVDGPDDYETMREVIRRRYTRVLQDKLPLPDLIIVDGGKGQMSVALDVLENELGLDIPLCGLAKDDKHRTSELLYGSPPKVVDLDRKSNEFYLVQRIQDEVHRFAVSFHRQLRGKNIVQSELDKIPGVGPKRRKLLLTHFKTINEIKEADLDDFTRLGIPKNIATGIKAYLNQTPLEKQ, from the coding sequence ATGAATCAGAAAATAAAAGATAAGCTAGCAGTACTTCCTGCTAAGCCTGGATGTTATATTATGAAAGACAAACATGAAACAGTAATCTATGTAGGGAAGTCGAAGGTTTTAAAAAATCGTGTTCGTTCTTATTTTACCGGTGCCCATGATCGTAAAACACAACGTTTAGTACAAGAAATTGACAGTTTTGAGTATATTGTAACGTCTTCTGAAATTGAGGCGCTTATTTTAGAAATGAATTTAATTAAAAAATATGACCCTAAATATAATGTCATGCTGAAAGATGATAAATCATATCCATATTTAAAAATTACATCTGAACGGCATCCGAGATTATTAATTACAAGAAGGGTGAAAAAGGATAAAGGAAAATATTTTGGACCTTATCCCAATGTTATTGCTGCCAGAGAAACGAAAAAACTTCTGGATCGCCTTTATCCATTGAGAAAATGTAATAATCCCCCAGGTAGACCGTGTCTTTATTATCATATGAAACAATGTTATGCTTGCAGTGAGCATCCGCCAACGAAAGAAGAGTATGCAGCGATTGTACAGAATGTCACTTCTTTCTTGCAGGGTGGCTACAAAACTATAAAAAAAGCATTAATAAAGAAAATGCATCAAGCAAGTGAAGAATTAAATTTTGAACGAGCAAAGGAACTGCGAGATCAAATACAGCATATTGAATCAGTGATGGAACAGCAAAAAGTGTCGTTAAATGATCGGACTGATCGCGATATTTTTGCTTATAGTTATGATAAGGGCTGGATGTGCATTCAAGTATTTTTCATTAGACAAGGAAAGCTGATTGAAAGAGATGTTTCTATCTTTCCTTTTTTCGATGAAGCTGAAGAAACGTTTATCAGTTACATTGGGAGATTTTACCTGCATCAAAATCATCTAAAACCAAAACAAATTCTTGTTCCGGTTGGGACGAACGTTGATTTATTAAAAGATTTATTAGAAGTTGATGTTCATACTCCATTTCGGGGCAGGAAGAAAGAGTTGGTTGAACTAGCAAAAGAAAATGCTCGGATCTCATTACATGAAAAGTTTTCTATCATTGAGAGGGATGAAGAAAGAACAATTGTTGCTGTCGAGAAGTTAGGTGAAATATTAAATATTGAAACCCCCCATCGAATCGAGGCTTTTGATAATTCGAATATTCAAGGGACTGACCCAGTTTCTGCCATGGTGGTGTTTATTGATGGTAAGCCGGATAAAAAAGAATACCGAAAATATAAGATTCGTAATGTTGATGGTCCCGATGACTATGAAACAATGCGTGAAGTAATTCGACGAAGGTATACAAGAGTGCTGCAAGATAAGCTTCCTTTACCTGACTTAATTATTGTCGATGGAGGTAAGGGTCAGATGAGTGTTGCCTTGGATGTTTTGGAAAATGAATTAGGACTTGATATTCCATTATGCGGTCTAGCTAAAGATGATAAGCATAGGACAAGTGAATTATTATATGGCTCTCCACCTAAAGTGGTTGATTTAGATCGTAAATCGAATGAATTCTATTTAGTTCAGAGAATTCAGGATGAAGTACATCGGTTTGCAGTATCTTTTCACCGGCAATTACGTGGAAAAAATATAGTTCAGTCTGAATTGGATAAAATACCAGGTGTTGGTCCGAAACGAAGAAAGCTATTATTAACCCACTTTAAAACGATCAACGAGATCAAAGAAGCCGATTTGGATGATTTTACTCGACTTGGTATTCCAAAAAACATAGCAACAGGTATTAAAGCTTATTTAAATCAAACTCCATTAGAAAAGCAGTAG
- a CDS encoding acyl-CoA thioesterase: MRISYIEDVDKWRSTFTFFIPIKVRFSETDLFGHMNNTASFIYFEQARIEYLKSLGLFNSSGEIEAIPVVSDLQCNYLKQVYFDQTLHVYVKAQHVGNTSADIHYMVLDDKQEIALTGRGRLVYIHVQTGKPVPLEESMKEALLHQ, encoded by the coding sequence ATGAGAATTTCATACATAGAGGATGTAGATAAATGGCGTTCAACATTTACGTTTTTCATTCCAATAAAGGTTCGTTTTTCAGAAACAGATTTATTTGGTCATATGAATAATACTGCTTCATTTATCTACTTTGAACAAGCACGAATCGAATATTTAAAGTCACTAGGCTTATTTAATAGTTCAGGTGAAATAGAAGCTATTCCGGTAGTTTCTGATTTACAATGTAACTATTTAAAACAGGTATATTTTGATCAAACACTTCATGTTTATGTAAAAGCTCAGCATGTAGGAAATACATCAGCAGATATTCACTACATGGTTTTAGATGACAAACAGGAAATCGCACTTACTGGACGCGGCAGACTAGTATACATTCATGTCCAGACAGGTAAGCCAGTGCCGCTAGAAGAATCAATGAAGGAAGCTCTTCTACATCAATAA
- a CDS encoding ATP-binding protein, producing the protein MSYSIEDKIKKIVSDKTNEKCILDYKVKEYDLGTKSKWEMIKDIIAMLNSEEAFGEHKFIILGIAEKEFYVKGLERNMRDDNEYQHLFEFIEPRPKIETGQVFIENKTIGYIFIDKINAKRPYTIAKDNEKYCRGTSFIRKGSINISLNNETREKLILKKFIKKSNVNEIYQNILDKNALKSEVIYKNKDSEGKEKIDPSNNNGKFTIGEGLFEFKIKFDVANNGVARVYNDYGIQVSRIKNKGYLFDRYQEIAFEKLDFTDRLRRYETSDLAVIVNRMGKFALLAFINIDSESHGANSDLIEFKWKII; encoded by the coding sequence ATGTCATATAGTATAGAAGATAAAATTAAAAAAATTGTAAGCGATAAAACTAATGAAAAATGTATTCTTGATTATAAAGTAAAAGAGTATGATCTTGGTACAAAAAGTAAATGGGAAATGATCAAAGACATTATAGCAATGTTAAATAGTGAAGAAGCTTTTGGTGAACATAAGTTTATAATATTAGGAATAGCTGAGAAAGAATTTTATGTTAAAGGATTAGAACGAAATATGCGAGACGATAATGAATATCAGCACTTATTTGAATTTATAGAACCTAGACCCAAAATTGAGACGGGACAAGTATTTATAGAAAACAAAACCATAGGGTATATTTTTATAGATAAGATTAACGCTAAAAGACCGTATACCATAGCTAAAGATAATGAAAAGTATTGTAGGGGAACTTCATTTATAAGGAAAGGAAGTATAAACATTTCCTTAAACAATGAAACAAGAGAGAAGTTAATATTAAAAAAATTCATTAAAAAATCGAACGTTAATGAAATATATCAGAATATCTTAGATAAAAATGCTTTAAAGTCAGAAGTAATATATAAAAATAAGGATAGTGAAGGAAAAGAAAAAATAGATCCCTCTAACAATAATGGGAAATTTACGATAGGAGAAGGGTTGTTTGAATTTAAAATCAAATTTGATGTAGCAAATAATGGAGTTGCAAGAGTATATAATGATTACGGCATACAAGTATCTCGAATTAAAAATAAAGGCTATTTATTTGATAGATACCAAGAAATAGCTTTTGAAAAATTGGATTTCACAGATAGGTTAAGGAGATACGAGACAAGTGATTTAGCGGTTATAGTAAATAGAATGGGGAAATTTGCGCTACTAGCCTTTATTAATATTGATTCTGAGTCTCATGGTGCTAATTCTGATTTGATAGAATTCAAATGGAAGATTATATGA
- a CDS encoding succinate dehydrogenase cytochrome b558 subunit, with protein sequence MTEHREFLTRRLHSLLGVLPIGVFLIQHLVVNHFAVYGEENFNKAADFMHNLPFRTLLEIVVIFLPILFHAILGVYIVFVARNNTRNYGFFRNWMFLLQRVTGIITFVFIVWHVWETRIQLWSEGADYSLMEGILSNPFMFWFYIVGVLSTIFHFANGLWSFCVTWGITQTPKSQKVVTYATLIVFLALSYVGVRTLITFAYGV encoded by the coding sequence TTGACAGAACATCGTGAGTTTTTAACTAGAAGACTTCACTCGTTGTTAGGCGTACTTCCAATTGGGGTATTTTTGATTCAACACTTAGTGGTGAATCATTTTGCTGTTTACGGCGAAGAAAACTTCAACAAAGCAGCGGATTTTATGCATAATCTACCATTTCGCACACTCTTAGAAATAGTAGTTATTTTCTTGCCTATCTTGTTTCATGCTATTTTAGGAGTTTATATTGTTTTTGTAGCACGAAACAATACGAGAAATTATGGTTTTTTCCGTAATTGGATGTTCTTATTACAACGCGTAACGGGTATTATTACGTTTGTCTTTATTGTATGGCATGTATGGGAGACTAGAATACAATTGTGGTCTGAGGGTGCAGACTATAGTCTCATGGAAGGAATTCTTTCCAATCCGTTTATGTTTTGGTTTTATATTGTTGGTGTTTTATCTACTATTTTTCATTTTGCAAATGGGCTATGGAGCTTCTGCGTTACTTGGGGGATTACGCAAACACCAAAGTCGCAAAAAGTTGTTACATACGCAACATTGATCGTCTTTTTAGCCTTAAGCTATGTCGGTGTAAGGACATTAATCACATTTGCATACGGTGTTTAA
- a CDS encoding DUF2507 domain-containing protein → MTYKQDTSISVKELENLHTAGAGYDILRYVGLPELLGKESHTLLYFMGRKLARKFHKETTEDIVHIFAHLGWGNLELVKLKKKEMTFQLMADSVVQRLKAPFPADFRLEAGFLAESLQQIQKRECECIESIHSRIHQVEFKVIFS, encoded by the coding sequence ATGACTTATAAACAGGATACATCAATATCCGTTAAAGAATTAGAAAATTTACATACAGCAGGTGCTGGCTATGATATTTTACGCTATGTAGGCCTACCAGAGTTACTGGGAAAGGAATCTCATACTCTCTTATATTTTATGGGAAGAAAACTGGCAAGAAAGTTTCACAAAGAAACAACGGAGGATATTGTACATATCTTTGCACATTTAGGATGGGGAAATCTTGAATTAGTGAAACTAAAAAAGAAAGAGATGACGTTCCAATTAATGGCTGATTCTGTTGTACAGCGGTTGAAAGCCCCTTTCCCTGCCGATTTTCGTTTGGAGGCTGGGTTTTTAGCTGAATCTTTACAGCAAATTCAAAAGAGGGAATGTGAATGCATAGAATCCATTCACTCACGAATTCATCAAGTAGAATTTAAAGTAATATTTTCTTAA
- the trxA gene encoding thioredoxin, translated as MAIINATDQTFAKETAEGLVLVDFWAPWCGPCKMIAPVLEEIDGEMSDKVQIVKLDVDENQETAGKFGVMSIPTLLLFKDGQVVDQVIGFQPKEALVDLINKHA; from the coding sequence ATGGCAATTATAAATGCAACGGATCAAACTTTTGCTAAAGAAACAGCAGAAGGCTTGGTATTAGTAGATTTTTGGGCACCCTGGTGTGGACCTTGTAAAATGATTGCACCTGTTTTAGAAGAAATTGATGGTGAAATGTCAGATAAAGTGCAAATTGTGAAGTTGGATGTTGATGAAAATCAAGAAACAGCCGGAAAGTTTGGAGTTATGAGTATTCCAACACTGCTATTATTTAAAGACGGTCAAGTAGTTGATCAAGTTATTGGTTTTCAGCCAAAAGAAGCACTAGTTGATCTAATTAACAAACATGCTTAA
- a CDS encoding DEAD/DEAH box helicase translates to MRKEDVKSVLEAWKLVESLSPSKVNSIGKVISKNHFADEKKHRKTEQISLSDKPWEQVKLKEASKEKLQFRYYLGCFQQYKLVEYLRNLLQNNEELINKDKTILFSFSFLVDQNGEYIKGSIFVPILMYATKIMSKKAHIVYDEIKTTFDDKLQLFEDKVDAIFKGGVDEYSLNKALDTYRQYFFLLENQSLHYVEKEIIKEGSSGQISFNSFFLNDLENIIRKGTNETLYKFIEGVDSNNRIIIDENREVIEEILQPKYLPNGRWPSKVEHRLSLMQQVAVNQIINMNEKVHSVNGPPGTGKTTLLKDIFAHIMVERAEAMINLEDPTKAFQKLKTLHLDGFNYPIYEMEKSIRNYSMVVASSNNGAVENISKDLPKEGEVIRKVDEKDKFKAFEELYADEAKQLNMYPIAAKELMGNGENVWGLFSAAMGKKENISSYYNKLYNKDENSFINQLEQDSKNISKSDWKKAVNEFQVTLRSIKAKKKELQFICDQSKFINNLTSELDRMKKTLLNIEEEEKKVEEKLEHYQERKTLLEEEFETASGQGLLKRVISKVLRKKNAQILQLEADLIEINSKIEKEVDSLRQLNLKKYVAQENIQDEKNKIDYYYRVMEKYADQNLVLPDEEYWSDSAYDYRQEKAIWVTDELNYERGLLFLKAMKIHKLVLIFNYKAIRSNLRLLNFRTQLDLNQSEHRRYLEYAWQAVHLITPLISTTFASFSSMYKGVSKDFIDYLFIDEAGQASPQQAAGALWRSKNAIVVGDPLQIEPVVTIDQTVLGDIKKYYDVDSIYIDKGSSVQSIADNANRFGVYNKYGQWIGIPLWVHRRCSSPMFTISNEIAYDNKMVLAKKEKVGESAWFHCIGSATNRQFVEEQAYFVAEKIALQWKNGIEPPDIYVITPFTAVKDGIKNIVRARLKQEGIPNRDISSWIIKSIGTVHTFQGREADIVYFVAGTDEDSDSAADWSCSKPNLINVAVTRAKREFYMVGDYKRLSKKEYYKTIARNIEVFKVHSLVKGI, encoded by the coding sequence ATGCGGAAAGAAGATGTGAAATCTGTTTTAGAGGCTTGGAAACTAGTTGAATCTTTGTCTCCAAGTAAGGTGAATAGTATTGGAAAAGTGATCAGCAAAAATCATTTTGCAGACGAGAAAAAGCATCGTAAAACTGAACAAATTAGTTTGTCAGATAAACCGTGGGAGCAGGTGAAATTAAAAGAGGCTAGTAAAGAAAAACTACAATTTCGATATTATTTGGGATGCTTTCAACAATATAAACTAGTTGAGTATTTACGTAATTTACTGCAAAATAATGAAGAACTTATCAACAAAGACAAAACAATTCTTTTTAGCTTTTCCTTTTTGGTTGATCAAAATGGCGAGTACATAAAGGGCTCAATTTTTGTTCCAATTTTAATGTATGCAACTAAGATAATGAGTAAAAAAGCTCATATAGTATACGATGAGATTAAGACAACATTTGATGATAAATTACAATTGTTTGAAGACAAAGTAGATGCTATTTTTAAAGGAGGAGTAGATGAATATTCGCTCAATAAAGCTTTAGATACATATCGGCAGTATTTTTTTCTACTAGAAAACCAATCGCTACATTATGTGGAGAAAGAGATTATAAAAGAAGGCAGTAGTGGTCAAATTAGTTTCAACAGCTTCTTTTTAAATGATTTAGAAAATATTATTCGAAAAGGAACTAATGAGACTTTATATAAGTTCATCGAAGGGGTAGATTCTAATAATAGAATTATCATCGATGAAAATAGGGAGGTTATAGAAGAAATATTACAGCCTAAATATTTACCGAATGGTAGGTGGCCTTCAAAAGTTGAACATAGGTTGTCTTTGATGCAACAGGTTGCAGTTAACCAAATTATAAATATGAATGAAAAGGTGCATTCAGTCAATGGGCCTCCAGGAACAGGAAAAACAACTCTATTAAAAGATATTTTTGCTCATATCATGGTTGAAAGAGCGGAAGCCATGATTAATTTAGAAGATCCAACAAAAGCGTTTCAAAAGTTGAAAACCCTTCATTTAGATGGCTTCAATTATCCAATCTATGAGATGGAAAAATCAATTAGAAATTATTCAATGGTTGTAGCTTCAAGTAATAATGGTGCAGTAGAAAATATTTCTAAAGACCTTCCAAAAGAAGGGGAAGTTATTCGTAAAGTTGACGAAAAGGATAAGTTTAAAGCATTTGAAGAACTCTATGCTGATGAAGCAAAACAGTTAAATATGTATCCAATTGCTGCAAAAGAGTTAATGGGAAATGGCGAAAATGTGTGGGGGCTGTTTTCTGCTGCAATGGGAAAAAAGGAGAATATATCGAGCTATTATAATAAACTTTATAATAAAGATGAGAATAGTTTCATAAATCAATTAGAACAAGATAGTAAAAACATTAGCAAGTCTGATTGGAAAAAAGCTGTTAATGAATTTCAAGTAACACTAAGGTCTATTAAAGCAAAGAAAAAAGAACTTCAATTTATATGTGATCAGAGTAAATTTATTAATAATTTAACAAGCGAATTAGATAGAATGAAGAAAACTTTATTAAATATAGAAGAGGAAGAGAAGAAAGTAGAAGAAAAACTAGAACATTATCAAGAAAGAAAAACATTATTAGAAGAAGAGTTTGAAACAGCTTCAGGACAAGGGCTTTTAAAGAGAGTAATTAGTAAAGTGCTTCGTAAAAAGAATGCGCAAATATTACAGTTAGAAGCTGACTTAATAGAGATTAATTCAAAAATCGAGAAAGAAGTAGATAGTTTACGTCAATTGAACTTAAAAAAGTATGTAGCACAAGAAAATATTCAGGATGAAAAAAATAAAATAGATTACTATTATCGTGTAATGGAAAAATATGCAGATCAAAATTTAGTGCTACCTGATGAAGAATATTGGAGTGATTCTGCATATGATTATAGGCAAGAAAAAGCAATTTGGGTCACTGATGAATTAAACTATGAAAGAGGATTGTTATTTTTAAAAGCAATGAAAATTCATAAGTTGGTTTTAATATTCAACTACAAAGCGATAAGATCTAACCTCCGTTTATTAAATTTTCGAACTCAGTTAGATTTAAACCAGAGTGAACATAGAAGATACTTGGAATATGCTTGGCAAGCTGTTCATTTGATAACTCCATTAATAAGTACAACTTTTGCAAGTTTTAGTTCAATGTACAAAGGAGTAAGCAAAGATTTTATTGATTATTTGTTTATCGACGAAGCCGGACAAGCTAGTCCACAGCAGGCAGCAGGAGCATTGTGGCGTTCCAAAAATGCTATTGTAGTTGGAGATCCACTTCAAATAGAACCAGTCGTAACTATTGATCAAACGGTTTTAGGAGACATAAAAAAATACTATGATGTGGATTCTATTTATATTGATAAAGGCTCCTCAGTACAATCTATTGCAGATAATGCAAATAGATTTGGAGTATATAATAAGTATGGGCAGTGGATTGGAATTCCTTTATGGGTTCATAGAAGGTGTTCAAGTCCAATGTTTACCATTTCTAATGAAATTGCTTATGATAATAAAATGGTTTTAGCTAAAAAGGAAAAGGTTGGGGAAAGTGCATGGTTCCATTGTATAGGTAGTGCAACTAATCGGCAATTTGTAGAAGAACAAGCATACTTTGTTGCGGAAAAGATCGCTTTACAATGGAAAAATGGTATAGAGCCTCCTGATATATATGTAATCACCCCTTTTACTGCTGTAAAAGACGGTATAAAGAACATTGTAAGAGCACGCTTAAAGCAAGAAGGTATTCCGAATCGAGATATAAGTAGCTGGATCATTAAATCAATCGGAACTGTTCATACATTCCAGGGCAGGGAGGCAGATATTGTTTATTTTGTAGCTGGAACAGATGAAGATAGCGATAGTGCTGCCGACTGGTCATGCTCTAAGCCTAATCTAATTAACGTGGCTGTGACAAGAGCGAAAAGAGAATTTTACATGGTAGGAGATTATAAACGTCTTTCAAAAAAAGAATATTATAAAACCATTGCAAGAAATATTGAAGTTTTTAAAGTTCATTCTTTAGTAAAGGGTATTTAA
- a CDS encoding helix-turn-helix domain-containing protein: MKDNEYKPKQLLTKREKEVFELLVQDKTTKEIAQELFISEKTVRNHISNAMQKLGVKGRSQAVVELLRMGELKL; encoded by the coding sequence TTGAAGGACAACGAGTATAAACCGAAGCAATTACTAACTAAACGGGAAAAAGAAGTATTCGAACTATTAGTACAAGATAAGACAACTAAAGAAATTGCCCAGGAATTATTCATATCAGAAAAAACAGTTCGAAATCATATTTCAAATGCTATGCAGAAGTTAGGAGTTAAGGGGCGTTCACAGGCTGTTGTAGAGCTCCTTCGCATGGGGGAATTAAAGCTCTAA